One region of uncultured Methanolobus sp. genomic DNA includes:
- a CDS encoding helix-turn-helix transcriptional regulator, protein MRTRIKELRSELNLTQKDLADKVGVRRETIVFLEKGKYNPSLKLAYDIAQVFGSNIEDVFFFDD, encoded by the coding sequence CTGAGAACCAGAATAAAAGAACTTAGGTCAGAGCTGAATCTTACCCAGAAGGACCTTGCAGACAAAGTTGGAGTTAGAAGAGAGACCATTGTCTTTCTGGAAAAAGGAAAGTATAACCCTTCATTAAAACTTGCATATGATATAGCACAGGTTTTCGGATCAAATATCGAAGATGTTTTTTTCTTCGATGATTAG
- a CDS encoding heavy metal translocating P-type ATPase: MKANIKIYGMMCMHCHKSVTDAISALDGVNSVEVSLEDENATVDFDQDTVRIEEIKQAIIAAGYDVGEDACTVPVADEENACPIIIEDDEPEDGKTKPGSVKELAFKVSGMQCSACSQNVERTLKKLDGVVSASVNLPMERASVSYDPALISLENMEKAIDGIGYHVIRDKVVLEVGGMKCAACSQNVEKILKRLKGVSSANVNITTERAQVEYNSSLVSVDEMRKAVEGIGYSASLPADRYEAEDSEQKEREKEIRSQRNNLLISIVILIPIMLGNMSNMFPAYFGFVPGFFSDKNLLFLLATIVMLFPGRQFFVGTYKGLKHGVTDMNLLIATGTGAAYVISIAATYLNLGPGYEHVYYDTAVMLITFITLGRYLEARAKGRTSESIKKLIGLQAKTARIIVAGEEREIPVEDVQVDDIVFVRPGEKIPVDGVVIEGSSAIDESMITGESIPVEKNVEDMVIGSTINKSGALKFRATNVGADTALARIIELVENAQNSKAPIQRIADVVAGHFILVVHVIALVAFFFWYFIGYEAFNAAINSGIESPFLFSLLISITVLVISCPCAVGLATPAAIMVGTGKGAENGILIKGGEALETTLKIDTIVFDKTGTLTKGKPELTDVVLNAAYDEDEVLSIAASAEKGSEHPLGEAIVKAAESKQLPLKNVEHFNSISGHGIEATIDGSRILLGTRRLMEDNGIDVSSINENMEKLESQGKTAMIVATESNIIGLVAVADTLKENSKEAVEKLQKMNIEVVMITGDNRRTANAIASQLGIKRVLSEVLPGDKASEIKKLQYEGRVVAMVGDGINDAPALTQSDIGIAMGAGTDIAMESAQIVLIKNDLRDVLASIRLSRLTMNKIKQNLFWALGYNSIGIPLAAGILYPFITKIVITPELAAAFMAMSSVSVTTNSLLMKRSRIK, encoded by the coding sequence ATGAAAGCCAATATCAAAATCTATGGCATGATGTGCATGCATTGCCATAAAAGCGTCACTGATGCAATATCAGCTCTTGATGGAGTGAATTCTGTCGAGGTAAGTCTTGAAGATGAAAATGCTACGGTTGATTTCGATCAGGACACAGTCCGTATTGAAGAAATCAAACAGGCAATTATAGCCGCAGGATATGATGTAGGAGAAGATGCCTGCACAGTTCCCGTTGCAGATGAAGAAAACGCGTGTCCAATCATAATAGAGGATGATGAGCCGGAAGATGGAAAAACTAAGCCAGGCTCGGTGAAGGAACTTGCATTCAAAGTGTCAGGAATGCAATGTTCCGCATGTTCCCAGAACGTAGAAAGAACATTAAAGAAGCTTGATGGAGTTGTGTCGGCTTCGGTTAACCTGCCAATGGAAAGAGCATCGGTCAGTTATGATCCTGCGCTTATCAGTCTTGAGAATATGGAAAAAGCCATAGATGGAATTGGTTACCATGTTATCAGGGATAAAGTTGTACTTGAAGTCGGTGGCATGAAGTGTGCTGCATGCTCCCAGAATGTTGAAAAAATCCTGAAACGACTCAAAGGTGTCAGTTCTGCAAATGTAAATATCACAACCGAAAGGGCACAGGTTGAATACAATTCATCACTTGTCTCAGTTGATGAGATGAGAAAAGCCGTTGAAGGTATAGGATACTCTGCATCCTTGCCGGCTGACAGATATGAAGCTGAGGACAGTGAGCAAAAAGAAAGAGAAAAAGAGATACGCAGTCAGAGAAACAACCTGTTGATATCCATTGTTATTCTTATCCCTATAATGCTCGGTAACATGAGCAACATGTTCCCTGCATACTTTGGTTTTGTACCTGGCTTTTTTTCAGACAAGAACCTGCTGTTCCTGCTGGCAACCATTGTAATGCTTTTCCCGGGAAGACAGTTCTTCGTTGGAACTTATAAGGGACTGAAGCATGGCGTCACTGACATGAACCTGCTCATTGCCACCGGTACGGGAGCAGCGTATGTTATCAGTATAGCAGCTACCTACCTGAACCTCGGTCCCGGTTACGAGCATGTGTATTATGACACTGCTGTGATGCTTATCACTTTCATAACCCTTGGCAGATATCTTGAAGCAAGGGCAAAGGGAAGAACGTCTGAGTCTATCAAGAAGCTCATAGGACTTCAGGCAAAGACTGCACGCATCATTGTTGCAGGTGAGGAAAGGGAAATTCCGGTTGAGGATGTGCAGGTTGATGACATTGTTTTTGTCAGACCTGGTGAAAAAATACCGGTTGATGGCGTTGTTATAGAAGGTTCTTCTGCAATCGATGAATCCATGATAACTGGAGAGAGCATACCTGTTGAGAAAAATGTTGAGGATATGGTCATTGGCTCCACCATCAACAAGTCAGGAGCACTCAAATTCAGGGCAACCAACGTTGGTGCTGACACCGCCCTTGCAAGAATAATCGAACTTGTGGAAAATGCCCAGAACTCCAAAGCACCGATACAGCGTATTGCCGATGTTGTCGCAGGTCATTTTATTCTTGTTGTTCACGTAATAGCACTTGTAGCATTCTTCTTCTGGTACTTCATTGGATACGAAGCATTCAATGCTGCTATCAATTCAGGAATTGAAAGCCCATTCCTGTTCTCACTACTCATCTCAATCACAGTACTTGTAATTTCATGCCCATGTGCTGTTGGACTTGCAACTCCTGCCGCTATCATGGTCGGTACTGGAAAAGGTGCCGAAAATGGAATACTTATCAAAGGCGGGGAAGCCCTGGAGACAACACTGAAGATAGATACCATTGTGTTTGATAAAACAGGAACCCTGACAAAAGGCAAGCCTGAACTTACAGATGTAGTACTGAATGCCGCATACGATGAGGATGAAGTGCTATCTATCGCAGCAAGTGCAGAGAAAGGCTCTGAGCATCCACTGGGAGAAGCTATTGTTAAAGCTGCCGAAAGTAAGCAACTTCCCTTAAAAAACGTCGAGCATTTTAATTCAATTTCAGGACATGGAATTGAGGCAACAATTGATGGCAGCAGAATATTGCTTGGAACCCGCCGGCTTATGGAAGACAACGGAATTGATGTGTCTTCTATCAATGAAAATATGGAAAAGCTTGAGTCCCAAGGCAAGACTGCCATGATAGTTGCAACAGAAAGCAACATTATAGGACTTGTTGCAGTTGCGGATACGCTTAAGGAAAACTCAAAGGAAGCCGTTGAGAAACTTCAGAAAATGAACATTGAAGTTGTAATGATAACCGGTGACAACCGAAGAACTGCCAATGCCATTGCTTCACAGCTTGGGATAAAGAGAGTGCTCTCAGAAGTGCTTCCCGGAGACAAAGCTTCGGAAATCAAAAAGCTTCAGTATGAAGGCAGAGTTGTTGCAATGGTGGGTGACGGTATCAATGATGCACCTGCATTGACACAATCAGATATCGGTATTGCCATGGGAGCCGGAACCGATATTGCAATGGAATCAGCTCAGATTGTCCTGATAAAGAACGACCTCAGGGATGTACTGGCATCCATAAGACTTAGCCGTTTGACCATGAACAAGATCAAACAGAACCTTTTCTGGGCTTTGGGTTACAACAGTATCGGAATTCCTCTTGCAGCTGGAATTCTTTATCCTTTCATCACAAAGATTGTGATAACTCCCGAACTTGCAGCAGCATTCATGGCTATGAGTTCTGTATCAGTTACGACCAATTCACTGCTGATGAAGAGAAGCAGGATAAAATAG
- the trxA gene encoding thioredoxin, producing the protein MDDIESIRQKRMQQLQESLEKKDYPSNPVTINDASFNEFVSKYPLVLVDCWAPWCGPCRMLSPVLDELAVEMQGKVVFGKLNVDEEKMTAVKFGITSIPAMLIFKNGEFVDKVIGAVPKQNIIQKLQPYI; encoded by the coding sequence ATGGATGATATAGAATCTATCAGGCAGAAAAGAATGCAGCAACTGCAAGAGTCTCTGGAGAAGAAGGACTATCCTTCAAACCCTGTGACTATAAATGATGCTTCCTTTAATGAGTTCGTATCGAAATATCCGCTTGTTCTTGTGGACTGCTGGGCACCCTGGTGCGGTCCATGCCGCATGCTTTCCCCGGTTCTTGACGAACTGGCCGTTGAAATGCAGGGAAAGGTCGTTTTCGGAAAGCTGAACGTGGACGAGGAAAAAATGACGGCGGTCAAGTTTGGAATTACAAGCATTCCTGCAATGCTGATATTTAAGAATGGGGAATTTGTCGATAAAGTTATTGGCGCCGTACCGAAACAGAACATCATCCAGAAACTTCAGCCTTACATCTGA
- a CDS encoding thermonuclease family protein, with amino-acid sequence MGTRIRNLQVTKVVDGDTIKVVIDGNEESLRLIDVDTEESHAGSSKPVTKAGQAASAMAKEYFTLSEDELAHVDIEFDTNDPGHICLTKHRGNYGRLLCYVHKGDENYNLKLVKEGWSPYFVKYGRSRVYHSEFTIAEANAQAHNLNIWNADTNAGGTTRDYSTLLPWWTLRSLVLDDYRQTGVDAGVLSVRLDHETIKESAEKEETITVLCDLQSGINKWTGGGALIFAGSIYHKFNLWIPDIADEEKTPLLQLIKKRYSGYGRGYVYVTGKAILYNDTPEIVLTDIGQLSDFPPIA; translated from the coding sequence ATGGGGACGAGAATTAGAAATCTTCAGGTAACCAAAGTAGTGGACGGAGACACTATAAAAGTAGTGATAGATGGGAATGAGGAATCCCTCAGACTTATAGATGTAGATACAGAGGAAAGCCATGCAGGAAGCTCAAAACCTGTTACAAAGGCAGGACAGGCTGCGTCTGCAATGGCAAAAGAATATTTCACATTGTCAGAGGATGAGTTGGCTCACGTAGATATTGAATTTGATACCAATGATCCTGGGCACATATGCCTGACAAAACACCGCGGAAACTATGGTCGTCTGTTATGCTATGTCCACAAAGGAGATGAGAACTACAATCTGAAACTTGTAAAAGAAGGATGGAGTCCTTACTTTGTAAAGTATGGCAGGTCAAGAGTGTATCACAGCGAGTTCACCATCGCTGAAGCTAATGCGCAGGCTCACAATCTGAACATCTGGAATGCAGACACAAATGCCGGTGGGACGACTCGTGATTATAGTACTTTATTGCCATGGTGGACACTTCGATCACTTGTTCTTGATGACTATCGCCAAACCGGTGTTGATGCAGGTGTCCTTTCTGTAAGGCTGGACCATGAAACCATAAAAGAATCAGCGGAGAAAGAGGAAACCATCACAGTACTTTGTGATCTTCAATCCGGTATAAATAAATGGACAGGCGGTGGGGCATTGATCTTTGCAGGTTCAATATATCACAAGTTCAATTTGTGGATACCGGATATCGCAGATGAAGAAAAGACTCCTCTGCTTCAGCTTATTAAAAAGCGTTATTCAGGTTACGGAAGAGGTTATGTTTATGTTACCGGGAAAGCAATATTGTACAATGACACTCCGGAAATAGTTCTTACTGATATAGGACAACTTTCTGATTTTCCACCCATTGCTTAG
- a CDS encoding copper ion binding protein — translation MATEVIKIEGMMCGHCQANVEKSIGSVAGVSEVKVDLAAKQATVTFDPGVASLDAIKAAVTDAGYNIVA, via the coding sequence ATGGCAACTGAAGTAATCAAAATCGAAGGCATGATGTGCGGACATTGTCAGGCAAATGTGGAAAAATCCATCGGATCCGTAGCGGGTGTCAGTGAAGTGAAAGTTGATCTTGCAGCAAAGCAGGCAACAGTGACCTTTGACCCTGGTGTTGCAAGTCTCGATGCTATCAAGGCAGCAGTAACAGATGCAGGCTACAACATTGTAGCCTGA
- a CDS encoding restriction endonuclease, whose protein sequence is MAKWTVELLLETDPQDFEVLLSRLFSKMGYHTELTQYSRDKGIDLIIRIENFGLIHTWYIQAKRYRDPVGVKDIREYSSLRYRDRVDGVIIVASSSFTKEAMEEAEQHNLKLIDGYLLVEMLNHYLPDECAGSELQHADNASSKQEEKNAGAILKRGEQVLASETVMLNNEKFTIAITNRNIFLERISSGLFSKRSDIEERIELKKLLGVHCEPSRMILVTGNKKLKLYPLNSRKLQVIEEILESMRPEYVRGEHLILSSRNGTELTLLTNKRLLIMDISGNTELEVSNKKIIGVELKGGFLKKEQLVISEDSGNMKKHSLVVGNPAKWKEMIEQCVRTF, encoded by the coding sequence ATGGCAAAATGGACTGTAGAATTACTGCTTGAAACAGACCCTCAGGACTTTGAGGTTCTGCTTTCACGACTATTTTCTAAGATGGGATACCACACGGAGCTTACCCAATACTCCAGAGACAAAGGAATTGACCTGATAATCCGAATAGAGAATTTCGGATTGATCCACACATGGTACATCCAGGCAAAAAGATACAGAGACCCGGTTGGCGTTAAAGACATCAGGGAATACAGCAGTCTCCGCTACAGGGATCGTGTGGATGGTGTCATTATTGTTGCAAGTTCATCTTTTACAAAAGAAGCTATGGAAGAAGCGGAACAGCACAACCTCAAACTCATTGACGGTTATTTGCTTGTTGAGATGCTGAACCATTACCTGCCAGATGAATGCGCAGGTTCCGAATTACAACATGCGGATAATGCATCATCAAAACAGGAAGAAAAAAATGCAGGAGCAATTCTTAAGAGAGGAGAACAGGTTCTCGCCAGTGAAACTGTAATGCTGAATAACGAAAAATTCACCATTGCAATCACTAACAGGAACATATTTCTGGAAAGAATAAGTTCCGGTCTTTTCTCAAAGCGCTCTGATATCGAAGAACGAATAGAACTGAAAAAACTTTTGGGAGTGCACTGTGAACCCAGCAGAATGATTCTTGTAACTGGTAACAAGAAACTGAAATTATATCCTCTGAATTCCAGAAAACTGCAGGTCATTGAAGAAATACTGGAAAGCATGCGTCCTGAATATGTCAGGGGAGAGCACCTGATACTTTCATCCAGAAACGGGACTGAACTTACTTTACTCACAAATAAGCGGCTTCTAATAATGGATATTTCAGGAAATACTGAACTTGAAGTGTCTAACAAAAAAATAATTGGTGTGGAACTTAAGGGAGGATTCCTGAAAAAAGAACAGCTTGTCATATCCGAGGATTCAGGCAACATGAAAAAACATTCCCTCGTAGTTGGAAATCCTGCTAAATGGAAAGAAATGATCGAACAATGTGTACGAACTTTCTGA
- a CDS encoding GNAT family protein: protein MLIVTDDFTLREWKERDAESLASIANNRKIANNLRDGFPHPYSIEDAKQYISSVRMEDADSKQIAIEIDGRVAGSMGAFFKENIYRKNAETGYFLAEEYRGRGIMPKAVRCMTQYLFENYDIIRVYAQPFSRNTASRRVLEKAGFRCEAILKNNVIKNNVVQDSCIYAILKDEL, encoded by the coding sequence ATGCTAATTGTTACTGATGATTTTACATTGAGAGAATGGAAAGAAAGAGATGCAGAAAGTCTGGCGTCTATTGCAAATAACAGAAAGATAGCAAACAACCTGAGAGACGGATTTCCTCACCCCTATTCAATTGAAGATGCAAAACAGTATATTTCATCTGTCAGGATGGAAGATGCAGACTCAAAACAGATTGCCATTGAAATTGACGGCAGAGTTGCCGGAAGTATGGGAGCTTTTTTCAAGGAAAACATATACCGGAAAAATGCGGAAACCGGATATTTTCTGGCTGAGGAATACAGGGGCAGGGGAATAATGCCAAAGGCAGTCAGATGCATGACACAGTATCTTTTTGAGAACTATGACATTATCAGGGTTTATGCCCAGCCATTTTCCAGGAATACAGCATCCAGAAGAGTGCTTGAAAAAGCAGGCTTCAGGTGTGAAGCAATTCTTAAAAACAATGTAATCAAGAATAACGTTGTACAGGATAGCTGCATATACGCTATTCTTAAAGATGAGTTATAA
- a CDS encoding methanogenesis marker 14 protein: MSHKPRIAESPSVRLLDLKDKSKSYFIVASVEVGNTTTKCILTATNLEDGKTRLVKKSVSMTRDVRPPKPGEEVFGKTLNGVELTRESVAELVKNTLLGVVKEANLDIKTDIHFVVRSTGVVAGFDSPDEVGEFIKALADGCLLAGVPPNRMTPPMSLSNIPDRFQKYSKLEKVIFDGAVASVTPPVGATGVEIVANEMEGELATAGIKEGAKWVDVDFRNPCMSMDFGTTLDGRIISPDLPYAKTIGNFCGYAGAIPDTIIKGTGTVDSKKGTALDIFDGKSLDGIALKLKSKVIHEYAEKILNYIVIEKVPKGRTRYGSVPVNSEAADAINVVLIGCDVGENGTDLDKLAELGAEIYEKHNVKVLFAVIDEVMARVVQRLVKVAQDEGLVFEDSAIGVTGRAGITGNKPKLILKYLHELGINNKIEEHVVFVDDGLARGAAVMARCMNSLGTTFNPLGGHRGGKCILAQRIKLQNK, translated from the coding sequence ATGTCACATAAACCAAGAATCGCAGAAAGCCCTTCAGTCCGTTTACTCGACTTAAAGGACAAATCAAAATCATATTTTATCGTAGCGTCGGTGGAAGTGGGTAACACCACCACAAAGTGCATTCTTACCGCAACTAACCTGGAAGATGGTAAGACCAGACTTGTAAAAAAATCAGTTAGTATGACAAGGGATGTGCGTCCTCCAAAACCCGGGGAAGAGGTTTTTGGAAAAACACTGAACGGAGTTGAACTCACAAGGGAGTCTGTTGCTGAACTGGTAAAAAACACTTTACTTGGTGTTGTGAAAGAAGCAAACCTTGACATTAAGACTGACATTCATTTTGTAGTCCGTTCAACTGGTGTTGTAGCGGGATTTGATTCACCTGATGAGGTTGGAGAATTCATCAAGGCATTGGCAGACGGCTGTCTTCTGGCAGGTGTACCACCAAACAGAATGACTCCCCCAATGTCACTTTCAAATATCCCTGACAGGTTCCAGAAATATTCCAAACTTGAGAAGGTCATATTTGACGGTGCTGTGGCAAGTGTAACTCCTCCTGTTGGTGCAACAGGTGTTGAGATTGTTGCCAATGAGATGGAAGGTGAGCTTGCAACCGCCGGAATCAAGGAAGGTGCAAAGTGGGTGGATGTTGATTTCCGTAACCCATGTATGTCAATGGACTTCGGTACAACCCTTGATGGAAGGATTATCAGCCCTGACCTTCCGTATGCAAAAACCATAGGAAACTTCTGTGGTTACGCAGGTGCAATTCCTGATACAATTATTAAGGGAACCGGGACGGTTGATTCTAAAAAAGGAACTGCTCTTGATATTTTCGATGGCAAATCACTTGATGGTATTGCGCTGAAACTGAAAAGCAAAGTCATACACGAATACGCTGAGAAAATATTGAACTATATTGTTATTGAAAAAGTTCCAAAAGGCCGTACAAGATACGGTAGTGTTCCAGTCAATTCTGAAGCTGCCGATGCAATCAATGTTGTTCTCATCGGCTGTGATGTAGGTGAGAATGGCACAGATCTGGATAAACTTGCAGAGCTTGGCGCTGAGATATATGAGAAGCACAACGTAAAGGTTCTGTTCGCTGTCATAGATGAAGTAATGGCACGTGTTGTGCAGCGTCTTGTTAAGGTTGCACAGGATGAAGGCCTTGTTTTCGAAGATAGCGCAATTGGTGTCACCGGACGAGCCGGTATCACAGGAAATAAACCAAAGCTGATCCTTAAATATCTGCATGAGCTTGGCATTAACAACAAGATAGAAGAGCATGTGGTCTTTGTTGATGATGGTCTTGCACGTGGTGCTGCTGTAATGGCAAGGTGTATGAATTCTCTTGGAACGACCTTCAACCCTCTGGGTGGTCACAGGGGTGGAAAATGCATCCTTGCACAGCGTATTAAATTACAGAACAAGTAA